A genomic segment from Garra rufa chromosome 5, GarRuf1.0, whole genome shotgun sequence encodes:
- the prdm8b gene encoding PR domain zinc finger protein 8b has product MQMMEESSSQRLGWDGDAKVMQQCLTDIFTSVYTTCDIPENAIFGPCVLSHTSLYDSIAFIALKSTDKRTAPYIFRVDTSAANSSSEGLMWLRLVQSARDRDEQNLEAYVKNGQLFYRSLRRIEKDEELLVWYGKDLIELLLLSSGRNQIKSKGTSPFLCPDCSQRFQFEFPFLAHLRFRCTKRLQSMASPEEEATDASDQASLPPARSSPKLGRSDGFSNPHEGKPSTDFHNLARDLENNRTSPPSDKEAEILSENSGKRKFSDMEDSRNSGLSQPPKSKEELANSAQQYRGAYGLDEGRRAFSPSVSESTETKRSAFTEVKKSSQSLKHSGKNSSSNSENKEAGRPSSNPADKHLNIRQVLSETQPPQSRMETSSIGSAFTSVPQQGGGGSERKSAFSQPSRTFSQLSPLVMAPKLLPAVDCHPAVGDTVSSNRLYQADHLAAKLQGSELGSNCPVPGGIAKQNPFLYTTAFWPKTSGPIQLQMPSALTLLPPSFTSLCLPAQNWCAKCNASFRMTSDLVYHMRSHHKKEYAMEPLVKRRREEKLKCPICNESFRERHHLSRHMTSHN; this is encoded by the exons ATG CAAATGATGGAGGAATCCAGTTCGCAGAGACTGGGCTGGGATGGCGACGCGAAAGTGATGCAGCAGTGTTTAACGGATATATTTACCAGCGTCTACACCACCTGTGACATTCCGGAAAATGCCATTTTTGGCCCATGTGTTCTGAGTCACACTTCACTGTATGACAGCATCGCATTTATCGCTCTCAAGTCCACAGACAAACGAACGGCGCCTTACATCTTCAGG GTGGACACTTCAGCTGCCAACAGTTCCTCAGAAGGCCTGATGTGGCTGAGGCTGGTTCAGTCAGCGAGAGACAGAGATGAACAGAACCTAGAGGCCTATGTGAAGAACGGCCAGCTTTTCTACAGGTCACTGAGGAGAATAGAGAAAGATGAAGAGCTGCTGGTGTGGTATGGCAAGGATCTGATCGAGCTGCTGCTCCTGAGCTCAGGCAGAAATCAAATCAAAAGTAAAG GAACGTCGCCCTTTTTGTGCCCAGACTGTAGCCAGCGTTTCCAGTTCGAATTTCCCTTTTTGGCTCATCTAAGATTCCGCTGCACTAAGAGACTACAAAGCATGGCCAGCCCAGAGGAGGAGGCCACTGATGCCAGTGACCAGGCTAGTCTTCCTCCTGCCAGGTCCAGTCCCAAACTGGGCCGATCGGATGGCTTCTCCAATCCACACGAAGGAAAGCCATCCACAGACTTCCACAATCTAGCCAGGGATTTGGAGAATAACAGAACCAGTCCGCCGAGCGACAAAGAGGCCGAGATCCTGAGCGAGAACTCTGGAAAGCGCAAGTTCTCTGACATGGAGGACAGCAGGAACAGTGGATTATCTCAGCCTCCCAAGTCCAAAGAGGAGCTGGCCAACTCGGCGCAGCAGTACCGTGGCGCGTACGGTCTGGACGAGGGCAGGCGGGCTTTCTCGCCCTCTGTTTCGGAGTCGACGGAAACCAAGAGGAGCGCCTTCACGGAGGTCAAGAAGTCGTCTCAGAGCTTGAAGCACAGCGGTAAGAACTCCAGCTCCAACTCGGAGAACAAGGAGGCTGGCCGGCCCAGCAGCAACCCGGCTGACAAGCACCTCAACATCAGACAGGTTCTCAGCGAGACTCAGCCCCCGCAGTCCCGAATGGAGACCTCGTCAATTGGCAGCGCTTTCACTTCGGTGCCCCAGCAGGGTGGTGGAGGCTCGGAAAGAAAGAGTGCCTTTAGCCAGCCGTCTCGCACCTTCTCGCAGCTATCACCTCTCGTCATGGCACCTAAGCTTCTCCCGGCAGTAGACTGCCATCCTGCGGTGGGCGACACCGTCTCTTCCAATAGACTCTACCAGGCGGACCACCTTGCCGCGAAGCTCCAAGGCTCAGAACTGGGCAGCAACTGCCCCGTGCCGGGCGGCATTGCAAAACAGAACCCTTTCCTATACACCACAGCCTTCTGGCCCAAGACCTCAGGCCCCATCCAGCTGCAAATGCCCTCTGCGCTCACTCTCCTGCCTCCTTCGTTTACTTCCCTTTGTCTGCCCGCCCAGAACTGGTGTGCCAAATGCAACGCCTCCTTCCGCATGACCTCTGACCTGGTCTACCACATGCGCTCGCACCACAAAAAGGAGTACGCCATGGAACCTCTTGTTAAAAGAAGGAGAGAAGAAAAGTTAAAGTGTCCGATCTGTAACGAGTCTTTCAGGGAGCGGCACCACCTTTCCCGACACATGACCTCTCACAACTGA